CTGCGGCGGAGCACCGGTGGTGAAGATACGCGAGAAGGGCAGGGAATACGAGATATGCGTTGACATGAACTGCAGGGACTGGAAGAAGGGGAAGAAGTGATCAGAGGAGCTGCCTCAGAAGGTTCATCCTCCTCGGGCTGAGGACGACCTTCGGGTGCTTGAGGAGGGCCTTTATTACCTCCCCATAGTTTCCGCTGGCTATCTTCTCCGCGTCGGCACCGCTGAGCAGCTGGATGAAGAGGTCGAGGTCTTCATCCGTTAGCTTCTCGGTGACTTTCCTGACCTTCAGGACCTTCTCAAGCCTCTTTCCGTCGGTCTCCCACCATTCCTTCGTGTAGTTCTGGAGCAGTGAGATGTTCTCCTCTTCGAGTGCCCTGACTATCCACTTGCTCGCTATCGTTCCAGCTTCCATCGCCTCTGCCATTCCGCCGCCGTGCATCGGGTTTACCTGCCTGGCGGCATCGCCTACGACCAGAACGTTGTCCTTTGCCAGCTCCTTGACGAAGCCGCCGACCGGAACGACACCGACGTTTATCTCAAGGAGCTTCTTGGCCGGAATGTTGTTCTCCTTGAGCCACTTGTCGAGGTAGTACTTGGCGGTCTCTGGGTGATCGGAGGCTATTCCTATGCCGACGTTCGCCCTGTCCTCGTCCTTCGGGAAGACCCAGACGTATCCCCTCGGAGCAACCTCGTTGCCGAACCAGAGGTGGATCAGGTCGGGGTCGTAGCCCTCTATGAGCATCTCGTACTCATAGGATGAATCGAACTCGTGCGGCGGGGCGTAGGTGTTTATTCCCGCCTTCCTCGCTATCATGCTCTCGACGCCATCCGCGGCAACTATGATGTCGGCGTAGATCTCGACCGGTTCGTCCTCGTGCTTTGCTTTGATTCCGGCGACCTTTCCGTCCTTCCTTATGACGTCCTTCGCCTCGGTTCTGGCGAGGACGTCGGCGCCGGCCTTGGCGGCGTAGTAGGCGAGCATCTTGTCGAAGACCTTTCTCTCGAGGATTACGCCGCTGGCCTCCTTGTAGCGGAGCTCCAGCTCGTGGCCGCTCGGAGAGTAGAGCTTGGCACCGTATATCTCGCGGTTGATGTAGCGCTTATCGTAGGGGATGTCGTACTTGTCGAAGACCTTTATGCTTATGCCCTCGGCACACTGTTTGGGCGTGCCTATGGCGGGCTTCTTGTCAATGAGAAGGACAGAATAGCCGGCTTTAGCAACGTTCCTCGCAACTATCGGTCCGGCAATACCGGAACCGACGACAACAACGTCGTATTTCATCTGGTTCATTCGCTCACCTCCAGGGGTTCGGCGCTGAGCGCTCCAACCGGGCAGGCGTTGATGCATATCCTGCACGAGATGCACTTGTCCTGGAAGAACTCCCAGCCGCTTGAGTGAACCTCTATCGCCAGGGTCGGGCAGACCCCAGCACAGCCACCACAGAGATAGCACCGATCTTCATTGACCACGACTTTAATCTTCTCCGGCATCACCTTCACCGCCGATTCTTTGTTTTAGCCTTTCTTCGTCGATTTTAATGGTTCCGTCTTTTATTATTAACGGTACGAACCTGTCCAGTTCCTGGGCCTTCACGAGTACCTCTCTCTCCTTGAGGTTGAGCCTGTCACTTAGCTCATCGACGGTGGCCTCCCCGACGAGGAGGAGATAGTGGAGGATGGCCAGCTGGGTCATATCGCCGATCTCAGAGAGGTATCTGTCCTTTATCTCCTTCATCAGCCTGTCACGCCTGCTCTCGACGGATTTAAGGGCCTGAAGTATCTTCTCCAGCTCTCCAGTGAGTCTGAGGAACGAGTTTATCTCCTCTATGAGACTGTCGTGCTCGAGGGGCACGGAGGATAGATCCACCTCGATCCTCTCGACGTTAGTCTCCCCGAGGTCCAGTCCACGGTACCAGAAGATGTTGGGCGTTACCGTCGTGACGTATGTCCTGGATATTGCTATATCGTAGTACTTCCTCGCGGGTCCTATGAACGGCCCCTCCTTTTCGTAGGATCTTAGAATTCCCTCACGTTCCATGATTTTAAGGTGCTTGGCTACAGCGGTCGAGGACACGCTAACCTTGCTGCTCAGAAAGCTGAAGTAGCACTCGGTACAGGTGAGGTGGCTGAGCAGATCGCGCCTCACCTTGTTCCCCAGGATGTAAAAGATGTCCGGTTCAGTCATGACCCACACCACCCAAATCTGTGACGCAAAGCTTATATAGTGAACATTCAACCTTAGGTTGCAAACCTGGAGATTAAACTCCACGTGGTATTGTGCTCAAAACGTTATAAACCTTTAGCTATGGAGGTGTTGAGAAATGGGACTGATTAGCGACGCTGACAAGAAGGTCATCAGGGAGGAGTTCTTTTCCAAGATGACGAACCCCGTCAAGATTATCGGCTTCACCGGCAAGGAGCACTGCCAGTACTGCGACCAGCTCAAGCAGCTCGTCCAGGAGCTAGCCGAGCTTACCGACAAGCTCACCTACGAGTTCCACGACTTTGACACGGAGGAGGGCAGGAAGATAGCCGAGCAGTACAGGATCGACCGCGCTCCGGCGGTTACCATAACCCAGGACGGCAAGGACATGGGCGTCAGGTTCTTCGGCCTTCCTGCCGGCCACGAGTTCGGCGCCTTCCTCGAGGACATCGTCGACGTCAGCAACGCCACCACCGACCTCATGCCCGAGAGCAAGGAGGAGCTGGCCAAGATAGAGAAGGACGTCAGGATACTCGTCTTCGTCACCCCCACCTGCCCGTACTGCCCGCTGGCAGTGAGAATGGCCCACAAGTTCGCCATCGAGAACACCAACGCCGGCAAGGGCAAGATACTCGGCGACATGGTCGAGGCCATCGAGTACCCTGAGTGGGCCGACAAGTACAGCGTCATGGCCGTTCCGAAGATAGTCATCCAGGTCGACGGAGAGGACAGGGTTCAGTTCGAGGGTGCCTATCCGGAGAAGATGTTCATGGAGAAGCTCCTCGCGGCCCTCGAGTGAGGGCTTCTCTCCTATTCTCCCTCCGCGTTTTTAAGGCCGGATTCCTGCATTCTCACCCCCGTGTCAATACAGCCCTTCTGCGGCCTTCCGCTTTCCACGGAAAAGTTATAAATCCCCCGGCCCAGCCCATACCGGGGGAGCCAATGAGCACGAGAATCGGCGGTGTCAACGTCAAGTTCACTGGGGAACTGGGTGATGGTTTTGAGGAGGCTTTCAGTGGACTTTTTGCGAGGCGCTACCTTCCGGACGTTGAGGATGGCTCGGGGGAGCCGCAAGTCGTCGTGGAGCGCTTCAGGGGCGATGGCTTCAGGGTCTTCAGCGCCGTCTACGACCACCTGGGGAGGGACGAATACAAGATAGAGTCCCGCGTTCCTTCGGCGTACGGAAACGAGGCGCCGATATTCTTCATACTCCAGGCGGCGGCGAGGGCCGGGGCCAAAACCGGCAGGATGTTCATAACGGATTCAGTGGGGGTCGTCACCCCAAGCGGGAAGGCAGTTCTTTTCGTCGGCTATCCCCACACGGGAAAGAGCACTATGTCGGTTCTGGCGCTCGCAAGCGGCATGCCCGTTCTGAGTACGGAAAACACCATCGTTGAGGTCAGGGACGAAAAGCTCTACATAGTCGGTGGAACCGAGGTTCTCGTCTACGACCCCAGGATAGAGGGCATCTACGACGTTGATGTCCCCTACGACGAGCAGACAAGGAGCGGTTATAGGATAAAGGATCTAAGAAACGACTCCCACAGGAAAAAGCTCCTTAAAAGAGGTGTCGAGATAGACATGATGGTGGTTCTCCACGCGGCCTTCAACTGCATGGAGGCCAGCTTCTCGCGGATAAAGGGCAGGAAGGTCAGGAAGACGCTGTGGTACTTTTCAACGGCACTCATGAAGGGTCTGGACTACTACGAGCCGGCGCCGCTCCACGTACCGGTCAGTGACGAGATAAGCAGAAACCTGCGCCTCTTCCTTGAGACGGCCTCGGAGAACTACTCGGGCAGGATGTTTGAGGCCTTCGGGAACCACAGGGCGGTCTTCGAGAGGGTAGTTGAGATGGAACTCTCGGAAGGGGAAGAATAACCGCTTTGGCGGCAGGATGTGCAGAATTATGTAATTCTTGATTTCTTTGGCTGTCTTTTCTCATGGAGTCTTATTGCAACACGAAAACGTACACTACACAGAAACAGGTTTCTTATGGTTTCAATTCTCCTAGAGTCTTATTGCAACCGAACCCCCGTGGTGGTGGACGACTGACAGGGAGTTTCAATTCTCCTAGAGTCTTATTGCAACGCCATCCAAGGGCGGGTCGTTCGGGTTCTCATAAATCGTTTCAATTCTCCTAGAGTCTTATTGCAACCTGTTTTCGGCTTCGGCATAGCATTGGCGTTCTTCGGTTTCAATTCTCCTAGAGTCTTATTGCAACGCGTGCCGAAGTTTTGTCGCCAGGATCCCCCTGCCTGGTTTCAATTCTCCTAGAGTCTTATTGCAACTTTCACCTCCTCACAGCAATGCAATCCTCCCAACGTCGTTTCAATTCTCCTAGAGTCTTATTGCAACCCTGATGTAGTTGGCTGCGACGCTCTCCATTCCTCTCTGGGTGTTTCAATTCTCCTAGAGTCTTATTGCAACGAGCAGCGCAAGAGGAGAAGGACCATCATGAAGCCCCGTTTCAATTCTCCTAGAGTCTTATTGCAACAGGTTTCCCTGGACTGCCCGACCCAGGACGAGAAGTTTCAATTCTCCTAGAGTCTTATTGCAACGTGGTGAGGTTGGCGTTTACTCTTAGCGACCTGTTGTTTCAATTCTCCTAGAGTCTTATTGCAACAAGGTGCCCGATCCATATGCATATCAAGTCAAACAGAGTTTCAATTCTCCTAGAGTCTTATTGCAACTTTTATTCACATTTTTACCACAAAAGATAAATTCCAAAGTTTCAATTCTCCTAGAGTCTTATTGCAACCGACCGCCCCGACGGGAAGACAGCTTAAGAAGATCTTAGTTTCAATTCTCCTAGAGTCTTATTGCAACCTAAACTCAATACGAGCAGAGTTCAAGGCAAAGCTCCGTTTCAATTCTCCTAGAGTCTTATTGCAACAGAAGATACCACCGCAACCCCAACGCTCCCAAATACTCGTTTCAATTCTCCTAGAGTCTTATTGCAACTATCAACATAAACTGGGATAAGGCCATGAAGACCCTGTTTCAATTCTCCTAGAGTCTTATTGCAACTTACTACATCCTCACCCACGAGTGCGAGGGGAAATTTGTTTCAATTCTCCTAGAGTCTTATTGCAACATTTACGTCAATCGCAAAACCGGCACCGTCAAAATGAGTTTCAATTCTCCTAGAGTCTTATTGCAACATTTTAGTCCTTATAATGTTTGTTCTGGGGGTGATTGGTTTCAATTCTCCTAGAGTCTTATTGCAACGCATCATTTCAGTGTCTTTGTCTATAACTTCATATCGTTTCAATTCTCCTAGAGTCTTATTGCAACAAAGAACAGTACTCTCGTGTGGCGGGTAAAGTCTTAGGTTTCAATTCTCCTAGAGTCTTATTGCAACAACCTCAACCTGTCCGGAATCTCCTCCGGAGTTATCGGGTTTCAATTCTCCTAGAGTCTTATTGCAACCGAATATAGTTCCGGCAAAGAACACTTTTTGTTCCTCGTTTCAATTCTCCTAGAGTCTTATTGCAACTTGAAGTATATTGTGTTTCCAGCAACACTATACTGGTTTCAATTCTCCTAGAGTCTTATTGCAACGGGCGTCCAAGTGTCTTCATTAGTATCGTCGTCAGTCTGTTTCAATTCTCCTAGAGTCTTATTGCAACCGACATGGCTGGACTGGCGCAACTGGTACGACGTGAAGTTTCAATTCTCCTAGAGTCTTATTGCAACGAACTCCGATGGCATTTTAGTCAAAGAGATGAATAGTGTTTCAATTCTCCTAGAGTCTTATTGCAACATACCAAAAGCCGGAAGCGATACCTCCATCAGTCCAACGTTTCAATTCTCCTAGAGTCTTATTGCAACGTTGAAGAATCCGGAGGTGGGGGTATGTTCTGGGAGTGTTTCAATTCTCCTAGAGTCTTATTGCAACAGAAGAACTGGAGGAGATTCTTTCCCGTCTGGACGGGCGTTTCAATTCTCCTAGAGTCTTATTGCAACCCTTGTCGAGGGTCAGCTGGACAGTAACGCTCTTGCGTTTCAATTCTCCTAGAGTCTTATTGCAACAAGAAGCTGAGCGTTATTGACGCCTCGGTAAAGCAACGTTTCAATTCTCCTAGAGTCTTATTGCAACCACCGCGAAGGGGACCGGGGATCGGAGAGGTTTCACCGGGTTTCAATTCTCCTAGAGTCTTATTGCAACGAGACTATGATCACGTAATCATCCGGATACATCTGAAGTTTCAATTCTCCTAGAGTCTTATTGCAACGTACAGATAGCCCGAGATAGTGTCACGCACCTTCTTGTTTCAATTCTCCTAGAGTCTTATTGCAACTCTGGAGAACATAAGGCATAGACCCACTAAAGTCATGTTTCAATTCTCCTAGAGTCTTATTGCAACCGGACGCATACGGCCTACTCGACATGGCCGAGCGACGTTTCAATTCTCCTAGAGTCTTATTGCAACTCCACCCTTTGGCCTTTGCCCCGTGAGTGAGGAGATACGTTTCAATTCTCCTAGAGTCTTATTGCAACGGTCGGCTTCGGCATCAGTTACCACCCGAGAATAAAAGTTTCAATTCTCCTAGAGTCTTATTGCAACTTATACGCGATAGCGGGGACGATTAGCCTTAACCTGTTTCAATTCTCCTAGAGTCTTATTGCAACGAACATGGATCGGGCCATAAACAAGCTTTTGGCCCTGTTTCAATTCTCCTAGAGTCTTATTGCAACTTTTGATTCTTTCGGGAGCTATTCCTTTCATAAGCTAAGTTTCAATTCTCCTAGAGTCTTATTGCAACGAAGAAAAGAAAATACACAAAAATGACCCATAAGAAAAGAAGTTTCAATTCTCCTAGAGTCTTATTGCAACTGGAGGGAAGGGACAAGGGTCCTGGATCCAGTCGATACGTTTCAATTCTCCTAGAGTCTTATTGCAACAGGGCGACTTTTTCCCTCTTTTGCCCTATAAAAAGATAGGAGAGCTTGAATCTTATAAGCTTTTCTTCAAAGGGCTGATTAAAGAGCGCTTTGGGAGCGTTGTTTGGGGATTCGTAAAGGGATAAAATTTTCCCTGCGCCTGCCCTGTCCGGGATTTCAGTCAGTGTACATAACTATTCAAGAGAGTTCCCGGGCCTCATGGACGCATTAAATCGCTTTAATCGCGATTTAACGTCCTGAAACCTAAAACCATAGTGTTTAAACTGGGAGCAGCTGTGGAACAGTCTCCACATCACCCCATTCATCATTTCGAAAAATTTTCGTTATATTTTGCACGGATTTTGTGACCTTAAGTTAGATACTAACCGAAGGTTACTAAAGACTTCCAGAGCGATTGAAGGGGAGGGTTTTTGAAAAGCACCTCCATTCCCTGGCAGATTGGCCATCTGCAAGATCGCGACGTGATACGGGCCAAAAGCCCTAAAAATCTCGGGCCGTAGTATCTCCGGTGGTGGCATGTACGTCGTCATCGTCTACGACGTCTCCGTTGAGCGCGTGAACAAGGTCAAGAAGT
This window of the Thermococcus siculi genome carries:
- a CDS encoding geranylgeranyl reductase family protein is translated as MKYDVVVVGSGIAGPIVARNVAKAGYSVLLIDKKPAIGTPKQCAEGISIKVFDKYDIPYDKRYINREIYGAKLYSPSGHELELRYKEASGVILERKVFDKMLAYYAAKAGADVLARTEAKDVIRKDGKVAGIKAKHEDEPVEIYADIIVAADGVESMIARKAGINTYAPPHEFDSSYEYEMLIEGYDPDLIHLWFGNEVAPRGYVWVFPKDEDRANVGIGIASDHPETAKYYLDKWLKENNIPAKKLLEINVGVVPVGGFVKELAKDNVLVVGDAARQVNPMHGGGMAEAMEAGTIASKWIVRALEEENISLLQNYTKEWWETDGKRLEKVLKVRKVTEKLTDEDLDLFIQLLSGADAEKIASGNYGEVIKALLKHPKVVLSPRRMNLLRQLL
- the pdo gene encoding protein disulfide oxidoreductase, with product MGLISDADKKVIREEFFSKMTNPVKIIGFTGKEHCQYCDQLKQLVQELAELTDKLTYEFHDFDTEEGRKIAEQYRIDRAPAVTITQDGKDMGVRFFGLPAGHEFGAFLEDIVDVSNATTDLMPESKEELAKIEKDVRILVFVTPTCPYCPLAVRMAHKFAIENTNAGKGKILGDMVEAIEYPEWADKYSVMAVPKIVIQVDGEDRVQFEGAYPEKMFMEKLLAALE
- the surR gene encoding sulfur metabolism transcriptional regulator SurR, translating into MTEPDIFYILGNKVRRDLLSHLTCTECYFSFLSSKVSVSSTAVAKHLKIMEREGILRSYEKEGPFIGPARKYYDIAISRTYVTTVTPNIFWYRGLDLGETNVERIEVDLSSVPLEHDSLIEEINSFLRLTGELEKILQALKSVESRRDRLMKEIKDRYLSEIGDMTQLAILHYLLLVGEATVDELSDRLNLKEREVLVKAQELDRFVPLIIKDGTIKIDEERLKQRIGGEGDAGED
- a CDS encoding DUF362 domain-containing protein, encoding MPEKIKVVVNEDRCYLCGGCAGVCPTLAIEVHSSGWEFFQDKCISCRICINACPVGALSAEPLEVSE